One genomic window of Mycobacteriales bacterium includes the following:
- a CDS encoding Tex family protein, protein MPEKEQTIVARRIAEELGVREGQVTAAVELLDGGATVPFVARYRKEVTGALDDAQLRTLEERLRYLRELEERRAAILESVRAQGKLDAELEAQILGAESKARLEDIYLPYKPRRRTRAQIAREQGLEPLADLLLSDPTTDPSSAAAGFVTEEVADGAAALEGARAILAERFGEDADLVGELREHMWSRGRAVSKVREGREQTGAKFSDYFEFSEPLVKLPSHRILALFRGEKEEVLELDLNPEDAPESGAGPGPYEVRIAARFGVSNQGRPADSWLAETVRWAWRTRLLVRLDLDLRGRLRQRAEDEATRVFANNLRDLLLAAPAGARPTLGLDPGLRTGVKVAVVDGTGKVVATDTIYPHEPRRQWDPALDSLARLAQEHHVELIAIGNGTASRETDKLAGDLISRNPELPLTKIVVSEAGASVYSASAYASSELPSMDVSLRGAVSIARRLQDPLAELVKIDPKSIGVGQYQHDIPEPVLSRALDTVVEDCVNAVGVDVNTASVPLLTRVSGVGPSLAEGIVAHRDANGPFAARTALKEVPRLGPKAFELCAGFLRVRGEDPLDGSSVHPESYPVVRRIVSATGTDVRSLLGNGPVLRSLAPGDFVDDFFGLPTVTDILSELEKPGRDPRPEFKTARFTEGVEKVADLQPGMVLEGVVTNVAAFGAFVDVGVHQDGLVHVSAMSNSYVSDPRDVVKSGDVVRVKVLNVDVPRNRIGLTLRLEEETARRPREDRRPGGRAGREAARPGGNDRRRGPGGGRAGTKAAAGAPVAADAPQDANSAKPAAAPKADDAGRRAPAGNSRGDRPDGRDARGGRDGAGRGGAGRDGAGRDGAGRDGAGRDGGGRDSAGRESAGRESASRDGGRAGGGERRGGERRDGDDRRDSRGGDQRGRPEPTGSMADALRRAGFGGSGDGGKSRDRDRGR, encoded by the coding sequence GGAGTTGGAGGAGCGCCGGGCGGCGATCCTCGAGTCGGTCCGCGCGCAGGGCAAGCTCGACGCCGAGCTGGAGGCGCAGATCCTTGGCGCCGAGTCGAAGGCACGGCTGGAGGACATCTACCTGCCGTACAAGCCGCGCCGGCGGACGAGGGCGCAGATCGCGCGCGAGCAGGGCCTGGAGCCGCTGGCCGACCTGCTGCTGTCCGACCCGACGACCGATCCGTCGTCGGCTGCGGCCGGGTTCGTCACCGAGGAGGTGGCGGATGGGGCCGCGGCGCTGGAAGGCGCCCGGGCGATCCTGGCCGAGCGGTTCGGTGAGGACGCAGACCTGGTCGGCGAGCTACGTGAGCACATGTGGTCGCGGGGCCGGGCGGTCTCGAAGGTCCGTGAGGGGCGGGAGCAGACCGGGGCGAAGTTCTCCGACTACTTCGAGTTCTCCGAGCCGCTCGTCAAGCTGCCCTCGCACCGGATCCTGGCGTTGTTCCGGGGCGAGAAGGAAGAGGTCCTGGAGCTGGATCTGAACCCGGAGGACGCTCCGGAGTCCGGCGCGGGACCGGGGCCGTACGAGGTCCGGATCGCCGCTCGCTTCGGGGTCTCCAACCAGGGCCGGCCGGCGGATTCCTGGCTGGCCGAGACCGTCCGGTGGGCCTGGCGGACGAGGCTGCTGGTCCGGCTCGACCTGGACCTGCGCGGACGGCTGCGGCAGCGGGCCGAGGACGAGGCGACCCGCGTCTTCGCCAACAACCTGCGCGATCTGCTGCTGGCCGCGCCGGCGGGTGCCCGGCCCACGCTCGGGCTGGACCCGGGTCTACGTACCGGGGTGAAGGTCGCGGTGGTCGACGGCACCGGCAAGGTGGTCGCCACCGACACGATCTACCCGCACGAGCCGCGCCGGCAGTGGGATCCGGCGCTCGACTCGCTGGCCCGGCTGGCGCAGGAGCATCATGTCGAGCTGATCGCGATCGGCAACGGGACGGCGTCCCGGGAGACCGACAAGCTCGCGGGCGATCTGATCTCGCGCAACCCCGAGCTGCCGCTGACCAAGATCGTGGTGTCGGAGGCAGGCGCGTCCGTCTACTCGGCCTCGGCCTACGCGTCGAGTGAGCTGCCCTCGATGGACGTCTCGTTGCGTGGCGCCGTCTCGATCGCCCGCCGGCTGCAGGACCCGTTGGCCGAGCTGGTGAAGATCGACCCGAAGTCGATCGGCGTGGGGCAGTACCAGCACGACATCCCGGAGCCGGTGCTGTCCCGCGCTCTGGACACGGTGGTCGAGGACTGCGTGAACGCGGTCGGCGTCGACGTGAACACCGCCTCGGTTCCGCTGCTGACCAGAGTGTCCGGCGTGGGGCCATCGCTGGCGGAGGGCATCGTCGCGCACCGGGATGCGAACGGGCCGTTCGCGGCGCGGACGGCGCTGAAGGAGGTGCCGCGGCTCGGGCCGAAGGCGTTCGAGCTGTGCGCCGGGTTCCTCCGGGTCCGCGGCGAGGACCCGCTGGACGGGTCCAGCGTCCACCCCGAGTCCTATCCGGTGGTGCGGCGGATCGTGTCCGCGACCGGAACGGATGTGCGTTCGCTGCTCGGCAACGGACCGGTGCTGCGCTCGCTGGCGCCCGGCGACTTCGTCGATGATTTCTTCGGGCTGCCGACGGTGACCGACATCCTATCCGAGCTGGAGAAGCCGGGCCGGGATCCGCGACCGGAGTTCAAGACCGCGCGGTTCACCGAGGGCGTGGAGAAGGTGGCCGACCTACAGCCCGGGATGGTGCTGGAGGGCGTGGTGACCAACGTCGCGGCGTTCGGCGCATTCGTCGACGTGGGCGTGCACCAGGACGGTTTGGTGCACGTGTCCGCGATGTCGAACTCGTACGTCTCGGATCCGCGGGACGTGGTGAAGTCCGGCGACGTCGTCCGGGTCAAGGTGCTCAACGTCGACGTCCCGCGCAACCGGATCGGGCTGACGCTGCGGTTGGAGGAGGAGACCGCGCGGCGGCCACGGGAGGATCGGCGCCCAGGCGGACGCGCTGGTCGCGAGGCTGCTCGGCCGGGTGGGAACGACCGCCGGCGCGGGCCGGGCGGCGGCCGGGCCGGGACCAAGGCTGCGGCGGGAGCACCCGTCGCGGCGGACGCCCCACAGGATGCGAATTCAGCCAAGCCCGCCGCCGCACCCAAGGCGGATGACGCCGGCCGTCGCGCTCCTGCTGGGAACTCCCGCGGTGATCGCCCCGACGGGCGAGACGCCCGGGGTGGTCGCGACGGCGCCGGCCGGGGCGGCGCTGGCCGAGACGGCGCTGGTCGAGACGGCGCTGGTCGAGACGGCGCTGGCCGGGACGGCGGCGGTCGGGACAGCGCTGGCCGGGAGAGTGCTGGCCGGGAGAGTGCCAGCCGGGACGGCGGCAGAGCGGGCGGCGGGGAGCGTCGCGGTGGCGAGCGCCGCGACGGCGACGATCGCCGGGACAGCCGCGGCGGCGACCAGCGCGGACGTCCGGAGCCGACCGGCTCGATGGCGGACGCGCTCCGCCGGGCCGGTTTCGGAGGTTCGGGAGACGGCGGCAAGTCCCGGGACCGCGATCGAGGGCGCTGA
- a CDS encoding YnfA family protein produces the protein MTVARSLVLFVLAAIAEIGGAWLIWQGVREHRGIAWIGGGLLALGIYGFIATLQPDANFGRILAAYGGIFVVGSLAWGVVLDGFHPDRYDIAGALICLVGVVVIMYAPRAG, from the coding sequence GTGACGGTGGCGCGGTCGTTGGTGTTGTTCGTGCTGGCGGCGATCGCCGAGATCGGCGGTGCGTGGCTGATCTGGCAGGGCGTACGGGAGCACCGCGGGATCGCCTGGATCGGCGGCGGCCTCCTCGCGCTCGGGATCTACGGTTTCATCGCCACGCTGCAGCCGGACGCGAACTTCGGCCGCATCCTGGCCGCGTACGGCGGGATCTTCGTGGTCGGATCGCTCGCCTGGGGCGTGGTCCTCGACGGCTTCCACCCGGACCGGTACGACATCGCCGGCGCGCTGATCTGCCTGGTCGGCGTCGTCGTGATCATGTACGCGCCGCGGGCGGGCTAG
- a CDS encoding maleylpyruvate isomerase family mycothiol-dependent enzyme yields the protein MRDIERLYEELPAWTATLAALVAGADPATPVPTTPEWNLARLAGHVGGSFRWMTTIIATRATEPVRHRDSQGRPTPDDPADLPDWLREGAAELVAAVRSAGPSMVVWSWAGGSAPTSFWLQRMTYEVVVHVADAALALEQPVSIESSLAAGGVDEWLEILPIVHSYKETRALEPGRSIHLHAIDGDLGPAGEWVLRGTVDGLTWEHGHVKADVAVRGGAGSLFLLLNRRLPADDPRFEIHGDRLVLDRWLAASVF from the coding sequence GTGCGCGACATCGAGCGGCTGTACGAGGAGCTCCCGGCCTGGACCGCGACGCTCGCGGCCCTGGTCGCCGGGGCCGATCCGGCGACGCCGGTGCCGACCACGCCGGAGTGGAACCTGGCCCGGCTGGCCGGGCATGTGGGCGGCTCGTTCCGCTGGATGACCACGATCATCGCGACCCGGGCGACGGAGCCGGTGCGGCACCGGGACTCGCAGGGGCGCCCGACACCGGACGACCCGGCCGACCTGCCGGACTGGCTGCGGGAGGGCGCCGCCGAGCTGGTCGCGGCCGTCCGGTCGGCCGGGCCGTCGATGGTGGTCTGGTCCTGGGCGGGAGGCAGTGCGCCGACGTCGTTCTGGCTGCAGCGGATGACGTACGAGGTCGTGGTGCACGTCGCGGATGCGGCGCTGGCGCTGGAGCAGCCGGTGTCGATCGAGTCCTCGCTCGCGGCGGGCGGCGTGGACGAGTGGCTGGAGATCCTGCCGATCGTGCACTCGTACAAGGAGACGCGGGCGCTGGAGCCGGGTCGTTCGATTCACCTGCACGCGATCGACGGCGATCTCGGTCCGGCCGGCGAGTGGGTGCTGCGCGGGACGGTGGACGGGCTGACCTGGGAGCACGGGCACGTCAAGGCGGACGTGGCCGTCCGCGGTGGCGCCGGTTCGCTGTTCCTGCTGCTCAACCGACGGCTGCCGGCGGATGACCCGCGCTTCGAGATCCACGGCGACCGGCTGGTGCTCGACCGCTGGCTGGCGGCCTCGGTCTTCTAG
- a CDS encoding metal-sensitive transcriptional regulator yields MPGYSETKDDHLRRLRRIEGQVRGLQRMVEEDKYCIDVLTQVSAATRALQSFSLGLLDEHLTGCVLDAAARGGKEADDKVREASEAIARLVRS; encoded by the coding sequence ATGCCCGGCTACAGCGAGACCAAGGACGACCACCTGAGGCGACTGCGCCGCATCGAAGGCCAGGTTCGCGGTCTGCAGCGGATGGTCGAGGAGGACAAGTACTGCATCGACGTCCTCACCCAGGTCTCCGCGGCGACCCGCGCGCTGCAGTCGTTCTCGCTGGGGCTGCTCGACGAGCACCTCACCGGTTGCGTGCTCGACGCGGCCGCCCGCGGGGGCAAGGAGGCGGACGACAAGGTCCGCGAGGCATCCGAGGCGATCGCCCGTCTGGTGCGGTCCTAG
- a CDS encoding heavy-metal-associated domain-containing protein: MTSTYAVEGMTCEHCVRSVTEEVSEVPGVTAVDVDLDSGRLTVTGAAEESAVRAAVVEAGYQVVEPAS; encoded by the coding sequence ATGACCAGCACGTACGCGGTCGAGGGCATGACCTGCGAGCACTGCGTCCGCTCGGTGACCGAGGAGGTCTCCGAGGTGCCGGGTGTGACCGCGGTCGACGTCGACCTGGACAGCGGCCGGCTGACCGTCACCGGCGCGGCCGAGGAGAGCGCGGTACGGGCGGCGGTCGTCGAGGCCGGCTACCAGGTGGTCGAGCCGGCGTCGTGA